The Bifidobacterium asteroides genomic interval CCTGATGCGCCTGGGCTATGACGGCTCCATTCATGTGCTCAACCGTCTGCCCGGAGTGTGGTCCGCCTCGCGAGCCGGCCATGGCATCGTGGTCAGCGGCCGGACCATGGCTTCGGCGCAGGGACAGGTGCGCCATTGCTACCTGGGGGCTGATGGAGATCTGGACCGCCTGGGTGCTGAAGGGCTGGGGTTGGTTGGCGAAGCCCGCCCCGACAGCAGCGCTAAGCAGGCTGGCGAAGCTGTGCGGCATGAGCATCAGGATCGTCCTGATCGGCGGGCCGTGGATGCCGGTCATATCAATAGCCAGGGAGCCATGAGCGCCGTCTTGGCCGACACCAGCAGCGATCCCGGGTTCACCCCCAACGTGGACTTCGTGCGCATGGGTCAGCACGAGCTGTTCGCTGCCATCGTCAGACCGTCCGAATCCAGCCCCTACGCCAGCGCCGACAGCCTGCCCGTCCTGCTCAAGCCCTACGGCGGGCCGGGGGCCCAGCAGGTGGTCTTCAACCAGTCCTACTACTGGGAGTCCCAGTGGTGGGCGGATCAGGGCTTCCTGGTCCTGACCGCGGATGGCCGGGGCACGCCGGGTCGTGGGCCTGCCTGGGATCGGGCCATTTTCGAGGACATGGCCCAGGTGACTCTGGATGACCAGCTTGAGGCTCTGGAGGCCCTGCCGGACTTCGCTCCTGAGGCAGACCTGGGACATGTGGCCATGATCGGCTGGTCCTATGGCGGCTTCCTGTCGGCCCTGTCGGTTCTGCGGGCTCCCGACCGGATCCATGCGGCCTGCGCGGGCGCCCCGCCCACGGACTGGACTCTTTACGACACTCATTACACCGAGCGCTATCTAGGTCTGGACCCGGCCGTCTACCGCCGCAACGGGATCATTGATGACGCCCCCTCGCTGCGCCGCCCGCTGATGCTGATCCACGGGTTTGCGGACGACAACGTCTCCGTGGCCAACACCCTGAGGCTCTCCGGCGCTCTGATGGCGGCTGGCCGTCCCCATACGGTCCTGCCGCTGACCGGCATCACCCACATGACCAATGACGAGACCGTGGCCGAGAACCTGCTTATTCTGCAGCGGGACTTCCTGCGGGAGGCCCTCAAGAACAAGACGGACTGACGGAAAGGCTGTTTGGGCTGACGCTCTGCTGGCGGTTGCTTCCGCTAGATTGGGGTTGTGCATATCCAACGAAAGCCTGACCAGGCTCCAGGGTCCAGTCGCGGATTCCAGCTTCCCCGCAGCTGGGGCCTGGCGGTCTCGGTGCTCTGCCTGGGCCTGTTGGTCGGACTTTCCTCGGGCCTGTTGGCAAGGTTCTTCGAGCTGACCCAGGTCGGCCTGCTGGGTTTCGCTGAGACTCCAAAGGCTCCCACGGCTGAGGCGGTGCCGCCGATCAGGAGGCTGGCCTCGGTGACCATTGCCGGCCTGGCGGCCGGTCTGGTCTGGGCCTGGCTGCGGACGAGGACCAGACTGGTTCCCTCGGTCGGCCAGGCTGTCAAGGGCGTGCCCATGCCCCCGGGGCGGACCGTGGTTCATGTGCTCACCCAGATCTTCTTTGTGGCTGCCGGCGGCTCCATCGGCAGGGAGGTGGCCCCGCGCGAGGCCGGGGCCCTGCTGGGCGGTCTCTGGACCAGGCTGGGTCGGCGACTTGGACTGCGTGATCAGGACGGTCCGCTGCTGGTCGCCTCGGCTGCTGGTGCGGGTTTCGCTGGCATTTATATTGCGCCTCTGACCGGTGCCTTCTTCGGCATCGAGGTGCTGTTGCGGCGGGTGGATGCCGAAGTGGTGACGGTCAATCTGGCCATGTCAGCCCTGGCTACCCTGGTCGGCGGATCCATCAAGGGGTTTGCTCCTTACTATAAGGTCGGCTCCGAGCCCTTCCGGCCCTGGCTCATGGCAGTGGTCCTCCTGATCGGACCGGTCATGGGGCTGTTGGGGGCCGGATTCCGGCGGATGACCTCCTGGGCTGAGGCCCATAGAACCACTGGTCCTGCAGCCATCTGGCAGCTGACGGGGGTAGCTCTGTTGACCGGTCTGGTCGCCCTGGCCGTTCCACAGGTCTTGGGCAACGGTCGGGCCCTGGCTCAGATGGGCATGGATCAGCGCCTGTCTGCAGGGTTCTCGGGACTCCAGCTGGCTCAGTCGCTCGCCTTGCTGGTTATCTTCGCACTGGCCAAGGCCCTGCTGACCACAGCCACTATCCGTGCCGGGGCCTTCGGCGGCACCCTGACGCCGTCCATAGCCCTGGGCTCCGCCATGGGCGCTGTTCTGGGCCTGCTGCTGGCTTGCCTTGTGCCCGGCCTGCCGGTCTGGCAGTGTGCCGTGATCGGTGCCACCTCCCTGCTGGCCGCCTCCCAGCAGGCTCCGCTCATGGCCATGGCCATGCTGATGGAGGTCTGCCATCTGCCGGTCATGGCCTTCATGCCCATGGGCCTGGCTGTGGCCCTGTCGACGGCGGTCTCCCGTCTGTTCGTGGCCAAGGCATAAACCGTCGTCGGTAGCCCGTGTTGCCCAAGGGATCCGTCCTTACTCATATACGATAAAACCACCATTGGTCGCATGCCTGCCCTTCCGCCTCCAGCATTGAGCGGGCATCGAGCGGGCATTCACGATCAGCTGACCGGCCTGGGCCAGTAAGGAAGGGTGGCTATACTCGGGCCGGACGTAGGTCCCGGGAGGATGCAGCCGATCCGAGTGGAGCAGGCCAGTGCCGTGATACCCCGGACAGACAAGAAGGAGGTGCCTGGCGGTGAAGACCGTGTTGGCCATCTTCAGGCGAGATCTCTGGCGGATACTGCGCAACCCCGTGGCCCTGGTGGTGACCATCGGCGTGGCCGTGCTGCCCTCCCTCTATGCCTGGTTCAACATCATGGCCCTCTGGGACCCCTACAGCAATGTCAAGAACCTCCCTGTGGCCGTCGTCAGCATGGATCGAGGGGCCCAATCCGCGCAAACCGGCAGGATCAATGCCGGCAGATCGGTCATCCAGGAGCTGCGCGGCAACAACAGCCTGGGTTGGAAGTTCATGGATGATGACCAGAGAGCCATCGCCGAGGTCCACTCAGGCAAGTGCTACGCGGCCATCATCATCCCGGAACGGTTCAGCGCCGATCTGGTCGGCATCGTCGAGGGGGCCGGGAGCAGGCCTGCGCTGAACTATTACGTCAATGAGAAGAAGAACGCCATCGCCCCCAAGGTGACCGACACCGGCGCCTCCACCATCGACCAGGAGATCAACACCGTCTTCGTCTCGGCCGTCAGCGATGCCCTGGCCGGGAAGGTCCTGCAGACCGCCGGCGATGCACAGGGCGCGGCCGAGCAGAGCCGCAGTCAGGTGGTGGGCGACCTGGGGGAAATCATCGGCCAGCTGGATCGTACGGATGGCCAGCTTGACCGGATTGGTTCCACCATGGGCCAGGCCCGGCAGACCGTGGCCGGCTCCAGAAGCGACGTCAAGGACCTGCAGAGTCAGATATCGGCCACCCAGGCCACCCTGAGCAAGGCCCAGGACCACATGACCAGGACCCGCGATGACAGCCTCCGCTTCTCCTCCGCCCTGAACCAGGCTCTGGCGGACGGGTCGGTGCGGCTGTCCAGCGCGGTCACGGATGTGAATACGGTGGCAGGCGGGATCACCGCCGACCTGAACGCCACCCAGGACAAGGTGGACCGGGTCAATTCCGGCCTGGGCCAGTTGGTGGACGCCAACGGGAAGGCCGTGGACCGGCTCCAGACAGGTCTGGACCAGTCCGGGCTGCATCCCGGGGATCCGGCCTACGAGAGCATCCAGCGGCAGATCGACGATCTGAAAAAGACCAACCAGCAGCAGAAGGCTTTCCTGGATGCCTTCAAGAAGAACTCCTCCACGGCCCTGGACTCGGGCAAGCAGGCCGCATCGGACCTGAGCTCGGCCATGACCGACACCGGCGACACAGGCATCAAGGCCCTGACTGCGGCCAGCCAAAGTCTGACGGGGACCACCATGCCCAACCTCCTGACTGGGCTGGACAACCTCAACGCCTCCAATGGCTCGCTCCAGGGCGCCCTGAGCAGCCTGTCCACCACGGCCGCCCAGACCGATGCCCTGCTGGACCAGCTGGATTCCACCATTGGTCAGGCCCAGTCGACCCTGTCCACCACCAGGGCCTCCCTGGCCTCGGTCAGGTCCGATCTGGAGGGGGTTCGCACCGATGTGGCGGCCCTGGGATCCTCGGCCGCCTGGAACCGGATGTCCCAGACCCTGGGGTTGAGCCCCGAATCCTTCGGAAAGGCCATGGCCTCTCCGGTCAAGCTGGATTCCCACACGGTCTACCCGGTCAGCAACTACGGGTCGTCCGTGGCGCCCTTCTACACCAATCTGGCCCTCTGGGTGGGCGGGTTCATCCTGATCGCCATCTACAAGCTGGAGGTCGACAAGGAGGGCATTCGCAAGTGCACCGCCACCCAGGCCTACCTGGGCCGCTGGCTTCTGCTGGTCTTCGTCGGCTTCTTCCAGGCTTTGATCGCTACAGTGGGTGACCTGATGCTGGGCATCCAGTGCCATCAGCCGGCCCTGTTCGTCCTGGCCGGGGTCTTCGCCTCCTTCGTCTACATCAACATCATTTATGCCCTGGCCGCCTCCTTCAGGCACATCGGCAAGGCCCTGGCCGTGGTCCTGGTCATTCTGCAGATACCCGGCTCCTCGGGCATGTACCCCATTGAGATGATGCCCGACTTCTTCCGCAATCTGAACCCCTGGCTGCCCTTCACCTACGGGATCAACGCCATGCGCGAGACCATCGGTGGCATGTACGGCAACCACTATTGGCAGGATATGCTCCACATCTTCTGGTACCTGCCCGCGGCCCTGCTGATCGGACTGGTGGTGCGACGGTACCTGCTCAACCTGAACGCCCTCTTCGACCGGCGGCTGGGCGCCACCGACCTGATGCTGACCGAGCAGAACCATTCGGCCGACCGTCGTCTGAGCCTGGGCAGCCTGGCCCGCTCCATCCTGGGTGAGGGCGACTACCGTGCCGTCATCAGGCGGCGGGCGCATCGCTTCCTGGCCCTCTATCCAACGCTGATCCGGGCTGGTCTGGCCCTGGTTCTGCTGCCGGTCCTCTTCCTCATCCTGCTGTTCAGCACCGAGGCCAAGATCGTCATGCTGATCGCCTGCATCGCCTCCATCGTCCTGATCGACGCCTACCTGATCATCGTCGAGTACATCTGCGACAGCTATGTGCAGCAGCTGGGTCTGACCGAGCGCCCCGGCATGGACTTCCACACCCTGATTCGCCCCCGTCGACAGGGTCCCTCGGCCGTGACCAGGCTGACCACGGCCGTGCGCGAATCAGTCCTGAACCGCGATGAGGAAGACGCTCACGAGGATGGTGAC includes:
- a CDS encoding YhgE/Pip domain-containing protein; amino-acid sequence: MKTVLAIFRRDLWRILRNPVALVVTIGVAVLPSLYAWFNIMALWDPYSNVKNLPVAVVSMDRGAQSAQTGRINAGRSVIQELRGNNSLGWKFMDDDQRAIAEVHSGKCYAAIIIPERFSADLVGIVEGAGSRPALNYYVNEKKNAIAPKVTDTGASTIDQEINTVFVSAVSDALAGKVLQTAGDAQGAAEQSRSQVVGDLGEIIGQLDRTDGQLDRIGSTMGQARQTVAGSRSDVKDLQSQISATQATLSKAQDHMTRTRDDSLRFSSALNQALADGSVRLSSAVTDVNTVAGGITADLNATQDKVDRVNSGLGQLVDANGKAVDRLQTGLDQSGLHPGDPAYESIQRQIDDLKKTNQQQKAFLDAFKKNSSTALDSGKQAASDLSSAMTDTGDTGIKALTAASQSLTGTTMPNLLTGLDNLNASNGSLQGALSSLSTTAAQTDALLDQLDSTIGQAQSTLSTTRASLASVRSDLEGVRTDVAALGSSAAWNRMSQTLGLSPESFGKAMASPVKLDSHTVYPVSNYGSSVAPFYTNLALWVGGFILIAIYKLEVDKEGIRKCTATQAYLGRWLLLVFVGFFQALIATVGDLMLGIQCHQPALFVLAGVFASFVYINIIYALAASFRHIGKALAVVLVILQIPGSSGMYPIEMMPDFFRNLNPWLPFTYGINAMRETIGGMYGNHYWQDMLHIFWYLPAALLIGLVVRRYLLNLNALFDRRLGATDLMLTEQNHSADRRLSLGSLARSILGEGDYRAVIRRRAHRFLALYPTLIRAGLALVLLPVLFLILLFSTEAKIVMLIACIASIVLIDAYLIIVEYICDSYVQQLGLTERPGMDFHTLIRPRRQGPSAVTRLTTAVRESVLNRDEEDAHEDGDR
- a CDS encoding chloride channel protein, with amino-acid sequence MHIQRKPDQAPGSSRGFQLPRSWGLAVSVLCLGLLVGLSSGLLARFFELTQVGLLGFAETPKAPTAEAVPPIRRLASVTIAGLAAGLVWAWLRTRTRLVPSVGQAVKGVPMPPGRTVVHVLTQIFFVAAGGSIGREVAPREAGALLGGLWTRLGRRLGLRDQDGPLLVASAAGAGFAGIYIAPLTGAFFGIEVLLRRVDAEVVTVNLAMSALATLVGGSIKGFAPYYKVGSEPFRPWLMAVVLLIGPVMGLLGAGFRRMTSWAEAHRTTGPAAIWQLTGVALLTGLVALAVPQVLGNGRALAQMGMDQRLSAGFSGLQLAQSLALLVIFALAKALLTTATIRAGAFGGTLTPSIALGSAMGAVLGLLLACLVPGLPVWQCAVIGATSLLAASQQAPLMAMAMLMEVCHLPVMAFMPMGLAVALSTAVSRLFVAKA